The proteins below come from a single Thunnus thynnus chromosome 10, fThuThy2.1, whole genome shotgun sequence genomic window:
- the LOC137190550 gene encoding endonuclease domain-containing 1 protein-like: MKLLVSSFLLLVLSYPATAEVVESFTTCEQFFFKSQPPTEPSGVQYKKICQKTEDGYQFATLYDTNRRIPVYSAYKFQGRVTYERKDKWLIEPKLDDQNGGDFMASGDAVKTGLGTNQALKADYRNSDYDKGHLLPGQHRHSQPSADATFTLTNVAPQVGKFNQGPWNEKETKVADTLTTKCLNSGFHAYIVTGVVPGNTNIKKRVNVPSYFWSAFCCGDNNDKPKLSGAYYGDNVESGNINEIEDLEDLDTKLSKDYGYTFKVFSDKCKQAP; encoded by the exons ATGAAGCTCCTGGTCTCATCGTTCCTGCTACTGGTTCTCAGTTATCCAGCCACAGCTGAAGTTGTCGAGTCGTTTACAACATGCGAGCAATTCTTCTTCAAGAGTCAACCACCCACCGAGCCATCAGGTGTTCAGTACAAGAAGATCTGCCAGAAGACTGAAGATGGTTATCAATTTGCAACTCTCTATGACACCAACCGAAGGATCCCTGTCTACTCTGCATATAAGTTTCAGGGACGTGTCACATATGAAAGGAAAGACAAATGGCTCATTGAACCTAAG CTGGATGACCAGAACGGTGGAGACTTCATGGCTTCTGGGGACGCTGTCAAGACAGGCCTTGGAACAAATCAAGCACTGAAAGCAGATTACCGCAACAGCGACTACGATAAGGGACACCTGCTTCCAGGCCAACACCGACACTCCCAGCCAAGTGCGGACGCCACATTCACCCTCACAAATGTTGCTCCGCAAGTTGGCAAATTTAACCAAGGACCGtggaatgaaaaagaaacaaaagtggCAGACACGTTGACAACCAAATGCTTGAACAGTGGTTTTCATGCCTATATTGTTACTGGTGTGGTGCCTGGAAatacaaacatcaaaaaaaGGGTTAATGTTCCCAGTTATTTCTGGAGCGCCTTCTGTTGCGGAGACAACAATGACAAACCTAAGCTCTCTGGTGCCTACTATGGAGATAATGTAGAATCAGGCAATATAAATGAAATCGAGGATTTAGAGGACCTGGATACCAAGCTTAGTAAAGACTATGGCTATACGTTCAAAGTGTTCTcagataaatgtaaacaagcCCCCTGA